The Reichenbachiella carrageenanivorans region TAAATAACCTTCGTGAGATTTTTCATAAGCAAAACCAGTTGGGCAGCATCGCTAGTCTCTTCAATCCCTATCTGGCTGTACAGCACCTTTCCATGGCTCTATCAGGGACAGATACACACACCTTTATCCACTTTGAAGAAGAGGTAGAGAGATATAGAAGAGAGCTGGTGCGAAAAATGAATCAGGACATGGCCGAAAACTCTAAGTATGGAGAATTCTATGGCTACAAGGCAGGAAGTGACTTGTGGGGAGAAATCGAAGACTTTTCTTACCGAGTACCTACCGCCTGGCAGCTCCTCAGCTACTACAAATTGGAACTAATCTCCCTGATGCTGTGGATGGCGCTTACAATGGTACTCTTACATGTTGCAAACCGAAAAATGAAACCAATCCATGAATAGACAGATTCAAACATTGATCCGCTACGAGTGGAAAACTTTTGTTCGCAACAAGTTTCAGCTGCTCCTGCTCGTCATTACCTTTCTTTTTGGTCTGTACGCTATATACTACGGACAGTCAGAAATTAATGCACAGCGGGAAACGATCAACGCAGTAACTGCTCTAGAGACAAAAGAGTTTTCTCAATACAAAGGCAGTTTTACTACAGAAATGGAAAACCAGACGCAGGAGCAAACACAGGATATAGCTTCCCGTCCAGAGTATGCCTGGTATCGCCATGGTTATCATGCTATTTTACCTCCACACGATTATGCTCCACTGGCGATCGGCCAGCGTGATCTGTTTCGGTACTACTATCGCCTTACGGGCACGAGCTTGCATTATCAGCTGTTTGAAAATGAACTGGCCAACCCTGTGAACCTCTTAACGGGCAATTTTGATCTCTCTTTCCTGCTGGTTTATTTGTTTCCGCTGCTGATTATCGCCTTTTGCTATGGTTTGTTTTCTTCTGAAAAGGAAAGCGGTACGCTTGCACTCTTACAGATACAGGCCGTGAGCATCCGAAAAATCATGCTGGTTCGCATGGCATTTTATTTCGTACTGATCACGGGACTGGCAATATTCATTTCGCTCATAGGTCTATGTTCATCAGGCAATCCTTTCACAGAGGAAAACATGTTGCCTGCCATCGCATGGGTGATAGGGACCACTTTGTATTGTGCCTTTTGGTTTGGGCTGCTGTTTTTAATCATAAGCTTTAAGAAAGGTTCGGCTTTCAATGCCATTTCCGCTGCTGGTTGCTGGTTGTTATTGCTCATTGTAGTTCCAGCAGTACTCAATGTGATTGTTACCGTCAAGTATCCTTTGAGCAGTGCAACATTGGCTGGCCTCACTCGCAGAACTGGGCTCGAAAATGAGGATGACGAAGAGGAGTCCAAAGAAGTAATTATGGAATTCCTTGCTCACAAGCCAGAGCTGGCTGGGAGTGATAGCTTAATGAAAAACAACATGCTCCCAAAAGCTTATGCGGCTTTTACCACACTAAAAGACATCAACAGCCAACAGGAAGTGGATCACTATAATGACAAGGTGGCGAAAAGGAATCAATGGACATCACAGTTTCTATGGCTCAGCCCAGCAGTAAACATGCAGGAGATTTTGGCTGAGATAACGCAAACAGACCTCAATACTTTTCTTGATTTTCAGAATGCGTTAGCG contains the following coding sequences:
- a CDS encoding DUF3526 domain-containing protein, producing the protein MNRQIQTLIRYEWKTFVRNKFQLLLLVITFLFGLYAIYYGQSEINAQRETINAVTALETKEFSQYKGSFTTEMENQTQEQTQDIASRPEYAWYRHGYHAILPPHDYAPLAIGQRDLFRYYYRLTGTSLHYQLFENELANPVNLLTGNFDLSFLLVYLFPLLIIAFCYGLFSSEKESGTLALLQIQAVSIRKIMLVRMAFYFVLITGLAIFISLIGLCSSGNPFTEENMLPAIAWVIGTTLYCAFWFGLLFLIISFKKGSAFNAISAAGCWLLLLIVVPAVLNVIVTVKYPLSSATLAGLTRRTGLENEDDEEESKEVIMEFLAHKPELAGSDSLMKNNMLPKAYAAFTTLKDINSQQEVDHYNDKVAKRNQWTSQFLWLSPAVNMQEILAEITQTDLNTFLDFQNALADFHGKITDFYFTRLFWDRPILLEDYEQLPVFEMSEDLNRGNIIWFGLGKILIAAGLVFLVGFFRINGGIKK